A region of Kribbella sp. NBC_01245 DNA encodes the following proteins:
- a CDS encoding ATP-binding protein: MLALLAGDLRAGCSTGRLVEGLWPEEQPENPTKAVQVLVSRARSQFGADLIASTPTGYRLALTDDQVDTSAVLQSANACAQSARTGDHAAALGHAETGLAYWEDGVATDEPGDDPLSVLRAARASTYHSLVKARALALGRLGRRAEAIEALTPLTTEYPRDEELLLELLKSEAATAGPSAALARYDAYRRDLRDELGTDPGAGLQAFYRDLLQDDAPAVRHGVPHEPNALLGRDADIAAVTGLIHSSRVTSIVGPGGLGKTRLAQVVSRQAEQRSVHFISLAGVKTDEDVTGEVASAFGVGESLRTADQLVGIIGALGAGPVLLVLDNCEQVVRGVADLVQALVAMTQDLRILTTTRAPLDLSSEAVYLLPELDLPTSIELFVQRARAARPNAELPADAVAELCRQLDGLPLAVELAAARVRVLQVAEIARRLEDRFALLRGAARDKPERHQTLYAVVDWSWNLLEPAGRTALVRLSIFPGGFTASAAEHLIDDDALEILEHLADQSLLKATDTPAGLRFRMLETVREFSTAHRPADDDARPRFLSWAREFGTVHHTQLYEVNPGPAIQKVRADQDNLVHALRWAIADDDRATIASVAAVLGSLWNLEFNHTRMATLVQDTEWTLVHYRPEPEYVEVTRTALALAASGVFLVQGAVATRALVGLKRLPAAPPDTIMRAVAVMAGTAYESAERFPLVLREFRDSAEPLLAGVANAVAGYLAEVEGDLDNAMTAAQRMHDAFAGSRTPWMRLMAHLRISELCLQVERGAEARQHMLAAQAELGVIGEPAEMMEFQLRWGLVLAALQTGDADETERLLAHSAGTWDGEAVAIPDLGIRAEIALCRGQIDDGLALWRQAVRTDNQDNPAFDLIVDPTMDPWVLEVQAAAVVAHAQHGRLDEVADVVAELPAKVSLLLNDPVAKPVSMMEFPVCGSMLLALGMVDLDRGATASGVRLIALASRLRFLRNFQPTMSAVQARVTAEKAETAGRPTYVDWESSYAGLGRGELRAAALAALRDRDI, encoded by the coding sequence TTGTTGGCGCTGCTGGCGGGGGACTTGCGGGCGGGGTGCAGTACGGGGCGGTTGGTGGAGGGGCTTTGGCCGGAGGAGCAGCCGGAGAACCCGACCAAGGCGGTTCAGGTCCTCGTCTCGCGTGCTCGTTCGCAGTTCGGCGCCGACCTCATCGCGAGCACCCCGACCGGCTACCGGCTAGCGCTCACCGACGACCAGGTCGACACGTCAGCCGTCCTCCAAAGCGCCAACGCCTGCGCGCAAAGCGCCCGCACTGGTGACCACGCGGCCGCGCTCGGCCATGCCGAAACCGGGCTCGCCTACTGGGAAGACGGCGTCGCCACCGACGAACCCGGCGACGATCCGCTCTCAGTCCTCCGCGCGGCGCGGGCTTCGACGTACCACTCGTTGGTCAAGGCAAGAGCGCTCGCGCTCGGAAGGCTCGGGCGGCGGGCCGAGGCGATCGAGGCGTTGACCCCGCTCACCACGGAGTACCCACGCGACGAGGAACTCCTGCTCGAGCTCCTCAAAAGCGAGGCCGCCACGGCTGGGCCATCCGCGGCGCTCGCGCGGTACGACGCCTACCGGCGGGACCTCCGCGACGAGCTCGGGACCGACCCGGGCGCGGGATTGCAGGCGTTCTACCGCGACCTCCTCCAGGACGACGCCCCGGCCGTGCGCCACGGCGTACCGCATGAGCCGAACGCCCTGCTCGGTCGCGACGCCGACATCGCGGCCGTGACGGGCCTCATCCACTCGTCGCGAGTCACCTCGATCGTGGGACCGGGCGGCCTTGGCAAGACCCGGCTCGCGCAGGTGGTGAGCCGGCAGGCGGAGCAGCGTTCGGTCCACTTCATCAGCCTGGCCGGCGTCAAGACCGACGAGGACGTCACCGGCGAAGTCGCTTCGGCGTTCGGCGTCGGGGAGAGCCTGCGTACGGCGGATCAGCTGGTCGGGATCATCGGCGCTCTCGGGGCCGGGCCGGTGCTGCTTGTGCTGGACAACTGCGAGCAGGTCGTCCGTGGTGTCGCCGATCTCGTGCAGGCGCTGGTCGCGATGACGCAGGACCTTCGCATCCTCACCACCACGCGCGCTCCGCTGGACCTCTCGTCGGAGGCGGTCTACCTGTTGCCGGAGCTCGACCTCCCGACGTCCATCGAGTTGTTCGTTCAACGCGCCCGGGCGGCCCGGCCGAATGCCGAGCTGCCCGCCGATGCCGTGGCGGAGCTGTGCCGTCAGCTGGACGGATTGCCGTTGGCGGTCGAGCTCGCGGCCGCGCGCGTCCGGGTGCTCCAGGTCGCGGAGATCGCCCGTCGGCTCGAAGACCGTTTCGCCTTGTTGCGTGGGGCTGCGCGGGACAAACCCGAACGGCATCAGACGTTGTACGCCGTGGTCGACTGGAGCTGGAACCTGCTCGAACCAGCCGGGCGAACCGCACTCGTACGGCTGTCGATCTTCCCTGGCGGGTTCACGGCGTCGGCCGCCGAGCACCTGATCGACGACGACGCCCTGGAGATCCTCGAGCATCTGGCCGACCAGTCATTGCTCAAGGCAACCGATACTCCAGCGGGGTTGAGGTTCCGGATGCTGGAGACGGTGCGCGAGTTCAGTACGGCGCATCGCCCGGCCGATGACGACGCGCGGCCCCGATTCCTTTCCTGGGCAAGGGAATTCGGCACTGTCCACCACACCCAGCTCTACGAGGTGAACCCAGGCCCGGCCATTCAGAAGGTCCGCGCCGACCAGGACAACCTCGTGCACGCCCTGCGTTGGGCCATCGCGGACGACGATCGCGCCACCATCGCGTCCGTCGCCGCCGTACTCGGGAGCCTGTGGAACCTCGAGTTCAACCACACCCGGATGGCGACGCTCGTACAGGACACCGAGTGGACCCTGGTGCACTACCGACCGGAGCCGGAGTACGTCGAGGTCACGCGTACGGCACTGGCGCTGGCCGCGTCGGGCGTCTTCCTGGTCCAAGGCGCGGTCGCGACGCGTGCGCTGGTTGGCTTAAAGCGTCTACCGGCGGCGCCGCCCGACACGATCATGCGCGCGGTCGCCGTGATGGCCGGTACGGCGTACGAGTCGGCTGAGCGTTTTCCCCTTGTATTGCGGGAGTTCCGCGACAGCGCCGAGCCGCTACTGGCCGGAGTCGCGAACGCCGTCGCGGGCTATCTCGCCGAGGTCGAAGGCGATCTCGACAACGCGATGACGGCCGCGCAGCGCATGCACGACGCGTTCGCCGGTTCGCGTACGCCGTGGATGCGGCTGATGGCGCACCTGCGGATCAGCGAGTTGTGCCTGCAGGTGGAACGAGGGGCCGAGGCGCGGCAGCACATGCTGGCGGCGCAGGCCGAGCTGGGCGTGATCGGCGAACCGGCCGAGATGATGGAGTTCCAGCTTCGGTGGGGCCTAGTGCTGGCCGCGCTGCAGACGGGTGATGCCGACGAGACCGAGCGGCTGCTGGCGCATTCCGCGGGGACGTGGGACGGCGAGGCGGTCGCGATTCCCGATCTGGGGATCCGGGCCGAGATCGCCTTGTGCCGTGGGCAGATCGACGACGGGCTGGCGTTGTGGCGGCAGGCCGTACGGACCGACAACCAGGACAATCCGGCGTTCGACCTGATCGTCGATCCGACGATGGACCCTTGGGTGCTGGAGGTGCAGGCCGCGGCCGTGGTCGCGCATGCCCAGCACGGGCGGTTGGACGAGGTGGCGGACGTCGTCGCCGAATTGCCGGCCAAGGTGTCGCTGCTGCTGAACGATCCGGTGGCCAAACCGGTGTCGATGATGGAGTTCCCGGTTTGTGGTTCGATGCTGCTCGCGCTCGGGATGGTCGACCTCGATCGAGGTGCGACGGCCTCGGGCGTGCGGCTGATCGCGTTGGCTTCGCGACTGCGCTTCTTGCGGAACTTCCAGCCGACCATGTCCGCCGTACAAGCTCGTGTAACCGCCGAAAAGGCCGAAACAGCCGGCAGGCCGACGTACGTCGACTGGGAGTCGTCGTACGCCGGCCTGGGGCGCGGGGAGTTGCGGGCTGCCGCGCTGGCGGCGCTTAGAGACCGGGACATTTAG
- a CDS encoding ABC transporter permease — MSSLTLALTDSATMLRRNLLHAARYPGLSLGSLGMPVIMLLLFVYVFGGAIGPAAAGGGEYIDYLVPGILLMAVAAGSISTAVAVCTDMTEGIIARFRTMAIFRPSVLTGHVIGSMILTMGSLVLVVGVGLLMGFRPNASFGDWLGAAAILAAITFAFTWLAVAMGLVSQTPEAASNVVLPLQFLPFLSSTFVPVDSMPSGLRWFAEYQPFTPITETIRGLLMGTPIGNQWIYSIIWCAVITVIGYLWSRAAYRKDPSR, encoded by the coding sequence ATGAGCTCACTGACCCTTGCCCTCACCGATTCCGCCACCATGCTGCGCCGCAACCTGTTGCACGCGGCCCGCTATCCCGGCCTCAGCCTCGGCTCACTCGGTATGCCGGTCATCATGCTGCTGCTGTTCGTCTACGTCTTCGGCGGCGCGATCGGCCCGGCCGCGGCCGGCGGCGGCGAGTACATCGACTACCTCGTGCCCGGCATCCTGCTGATGGCGGTAGCGGCCGGCTCGATCTCGACCGCCGTCGCGGTGTGCACCGACATGACCGAGGGCATCATCGCCCGGTTCCGCACGATGGCGATCTTCCGGCCGTCGGTCCTCACCGGGCATGTCATCGGCAGCATGATCCTGACCATGGGCAGCCTCGTGCTGGTCGTCGGGGTCGGCCTACTGATGGGCTTCCGGCCGAACGCGAGCTTCGGCGACTGGCTCGGCGCCGCCGCCATCCTCGCCGCGATCACGTTCGCCTTCACCTGGCTGGCCGTCGCGATGGGCCTGGTCAGCCAGACCCCCGAGGCCGCTAGCAACGTCGTTCTGCCGCTGCAGTTCCTGCCCTTCCTGAGCAGCACGTTCGTCCCGGTGGACTCGATGCCGAGCGGCCTGCGCTGGTTCGCCGAGTACCAGCCGTTCACCCCGATCACGGAGACGATCCGCGGTCTGCTGATGGGCACGCCGATCGGCAACCAGTGGATCTACAGCATCATCTGGTGCGCGGTCATCACGGTCATCGGCTACCTCTGGTCCCGCGCCGCCTACCGCAAGGACCCGTCACGCTAA
- a CDS encoding GNAT family N-acetyltransferase, with translation MILIAELAQVAEIGAPGKYLVRPTETADLEAMAATYLAAYPPEIGAQDLAAARLGMVETFDGVYGDLWPAVSPIAVADGRVAGVVHVVRRAPWPGTPDCPFAIEVFTHPDDRRIGLGRALLTWSMARLAHKGATHLALRVLTTNDPALKLYHSLGFQPYAA, from the coding sequence GTGATTTTGATTGCGGAGCTGGCCCAGGTTGCGGAAATCGGCGCACCTGGGAAGTACCTCGTCAGGCCGACCGAGACGGCGGATCTGGAAGCGATGGCAGCCACCTATCTGGCCGCCTACCCGCCGGAGATAGGCGCGCAGGATCTGGCCGCTGCGCGACTCGGGATGGTGGAAACATTCGACGGCGTGTACGGCGACCTATGGCCCGCCGTCTCACCCATCGCCGTGGCCGACGGCCGGGTCGCCGGTGTAGTCCACGTCGTACGTCGAGCACCTTGGCCCGGTACCCCTGATTGCCCTTTCGCCATTGAGGTTTTCACCCACCCGGACGACCGCCGCATCGGCCTCGGCCGGGCACTACTCACCTGGTCAATGGCCCGCCTCGCCCACAAAGGCGCCACCCACCTGGCACTTCGCGTCCTCACCACCAACGACCCGGCGCTCAAGCTCTACCACTCACTGGGATTCCAGCCGTACGCCGCCTAG
- a CDS encoding aldo/keto reductase has translation MEKTRKLGRTDVTVTEIGFGGGPLGGLFEPLDDETAAGALDASWQGGIRYYDTSPHYGIGHSERRIGEFLRGKPRSEYTLSTKVGRILIPQEANGRMDEAFQVPATHRRVWDFTRDGVRRSVEDSLTRLGLDRIDVLYLHDAEKHFDDALRDGYPALAELRAEGMVSAIGAGMYDPTMLTTLVRETDVDVVMLAGRYTLLDQSALDTLLPTCAERDVSILAAAIFNSGLLASARPTEGARFDYAPASKALLDKANRIADICESHGVTLPEAAIAFPLLHPVVAGVVIGMRTATEATHNLTSSTTPIPTQLWTALHTANLLDPRAPI, from the coding sequence GTGGAGAAGACGCGGAAGCTCGGCCGTACGGACGTCACCGTGACCGAGATCGGCTTTGGAGGTGGTCCGCTCGGCGGCCTGTTCGAACCGCTCGACGACGAGACCGCCGCCGGAGCGCTAGACGCATCCTGGCAAGGCGGCATCAGGTACTACGACACCTCTCCGCATTACGGCATCGGGCATTCCGAGCGCCGGATCGGCGAGTTCCTGCGGGGCAAGCCGCGCTCCGAGTACACGCTGTCGACCAAAGTCGGGCGCATCCTCATCCCGCAAGAGGCGAACGGCAGGATGGACGAAGCCTTCCAGGTGCCCGCGACCCATCGGCGCGTCTGGGACTTCACCCGCGACGGCGTCCGGCGCAGCGTCGAGGACTCGCTGACCCGGCTCGGCCTCGACCGGATCGACGTGCTCTATCTGCACGACGCCGAGAAGCACTTCGACGACGCGTTGCGAGACGGCTATCCCGCCCTCGCCGAGCTGCGTGCGGAGGGAATGGTCAGCGCGATCGGCGCCGGCATGTACGACCCAACGATGCTCACCACCCTCGTACGCGAGACCGACGTGGACGTGGTGATGCTGGCCGGCCGCTACACCCTGCTCGACCAAAGCGCCCTCGACACCCTGCTGCCCACCTGCGCCGAACGCGACGTGTCGATCCTCGCGGCAGCCATCTTCAACTCCGGCCTACTCGCCTCAGCGCGTCCAACGGAAGGCGCACGCTTCGACTACGCCCCCGCGTCAAAAGCCCTTCTGGACAAGGCAAACCGCATCGCCGACATCTGCGAATCCCACGGCGTAACCCTCCCCGAAGCCGCAATCGCCTTCCCCCTCCTCCACCCCGTCGTCGCAGGCGTAGTAATCGGCATGCGCACAGCAACCGAGGCCACCCACAACCTCACCTCCTCCACCACCCCCATCCCCACCCAACTCTGGACAGCCCTCCACACCGCCAACCTCCTAGACCCACGAGCTCCCATCTAG